Proteins found in one Pontibacter sp. SGAir0037 genomic segment:
- the dinB gene encoding DNA polymerase IV, whose protein sequence is MSQPVRKIIHIDMDAFYASVEQRDNPELRGKPVAVGGSRARGVVAAASYEARKFGVHSALASKIAAQRCPHLVFVKPRFDVYSAVSRQIREIFYGYTDLVEPLSLDEAYLDVTENKIGMPSASIIAKEIKKRILEETGLTASAGVSFNKFLAKIASDMNKPDGFKLITPDTAEELVAGLAIEKFHGIGKVTATKMQSMGILTGSDLRQRSEEDLVRNFGKVGHYYFNIARAKDNREVQPHRIRKSIGSERTFEVDLAEAEEMLPELEKLAREVAYDMERLQASAKTITLKIKYFDFTLNTRSKTYLSNFNSADAIYTIARELLYTPQFPLYPVRLLGISASNLFYQHQKQEGYQLTIEF, encoded by the coding sequence TTGAGTCAGCCAGTCCGTAAAATCATACACATAGATATGGACGCTTTTTATGCGTCGGTGGAGCAGCGGGATAACCCGGAACTGCGTGGTAAGCCTGTAGCTGTTGGCGGTTCAAGGGCCAGAGGGGTGGTAGCTGCGGCCAGTTATGAAGCCCGCAAATTCGGGGTTCATTCTGCCCTAGCCTCTAAAATTGCAGCACAGCGTTGTCCACATCTTGTTTTTGTGAAGCCCCGCTTTGATGTATACAGCGCTGTATCACGGCAGATACGGGAAATCTTTTATGGCTACACCGACCTGGTGGAACCTCTCTCGCTGGATGAGGCATACCTGGATGTAACGGAAAATAAAATCGGCATGCCATCTGCCAGTATTATTGCAAAGGAAATTAAAAAGCGTATTCTGGAAGAAACAGGTTTAACGGCTTCCGCTGGAGTCTCTTTTAATAAGTTCCTGGCAAAGATTGCTTCAGACATGAATAAGCCGGATGGCTTTAAGCTGATTACACCCGATACAGCAGAAGAACTGGTAGCCGGACTGGCTATAGAAAAGTTTCATGGTATCGGCAAGGTGACAGCCACTAAAATGCAAAGTATGGGTATTCTCACAGGCTCCGATCTAAGGCAACGCAGTGAGGAAGACTTGGTCAGGAACTTTGGGAAAGTCGGGCACTACTATTTTAACATTGCCAGGGCAAAAGATAACCGGGAAGTACAGCCGCACCGTATCCGCAAATCAATTGGTTCTGAACGTACCTTCGAAGTAGACTTGGCTGAAGCGGAAGAAATGCTTCCTGAGTTGGAGAAGCTGGCACGGGAGGTAGCCTATGACATGGAAAGGCTGCAGGCCTCAGCTAAAACCATCACTCTAAAAATTAAATACTTCGATTTTACCTTAAACACCCGGAGCAAAACTTACCTCAGCAACTTTAACAGTGCTGATGCTATTTATACAATTGCACGCGAATTGCTGTACACCCCGCAGTTTCCCCTCTACCCTGTCCGCTTATTGGGTATCTCTGCCTCCAACCTGTTTTACCAGCATCAGAAACAGGAAGGCTATCAGCTAACCATAGAGTTTTAA
- a CDS encoding sensor histidine kinase produces the protein MKKRKKMIMPFKKLHQYKLRFWQQWLLLAVSVWFVLNLSDTILYLYRLQTWGNYITYEDGTPVTVWQRIISHNTEGLLWLFIPFFSLLAEANYHFVFKRKNMMLFVISTFACGAAGVSLTVVVDALFNRLHSSIIDALPFAVTLSLWFLFYSILRDYIYKRINIAETLSEKSQAELLALKAQINPHFFFNTLNSLFGTALEEKAPRTAESIDQLAGIMRYTITETQQNFTLISNEIKFLEDYLHLQRLRLPVKDNIIVKKEISYDGQPYAIAPMLLIPFIENAFKYGVSIDQDCFIHIKLVVENHQLHLVVSNKVLRENTTTKGAGTGIVNAKKRLSLLYPQKHDLYVSNKENFVVDLKITFS, from the coding sequence TTGAAGAAAAGAAAGAAAATGATTATGCCTTTTAAAAAATTACATCAGTATAAACTCCGCTTTTGGCAGCAATGGTTGCTTCTTGCGGTCTCAGTATGGTTTGTTCTTAATCTTTCAGATACCATACTATACCTTTATAGACTCCAAACTTGGGGGAACTATATTACATATGAAGATGGCACCCCCGTAACTGTTTGGCAAAGAATTATAAGTCACAATACTGAAGGTTTGCTATGGTTATTTATCCCTTTTTTTTCTCTACTAGCCGAAGCTAACTACCACTTTGTCTTTAAAAGAAAAAACATGATGCTCTTTGTCATCAGTACATTTGCTTGCGGAGCAGCAGGCGTGTCCTTAACTGTAGTTGTTGATGCATTATTCAATCGTTTACACTCAAGTATAATAGATGCTCTTCCTTTTGCTGTTACTTTGTCTTTATGGTTTCTCTTTTATTCGATCCTTAGAGATTATATATATAAAAGAATAAACATTGCTGAAACACTTTCTGAAAAATCACAGGCAGAGCTATTAGCTTTAAAAGCACAAATAAACCCTCACTTCTTTTTTAACACGCTCAATAGTTTATTTGGAACAGCCTTAGAAGAGAAAGCTCCCCGTACAGCAGAAAGTATAGACCAGTTAGCAGGCATCATGCGCTATACCATAACTGAAACACAGCAGAACTTTACCTTAATCTCTAATGAGATAAAATTTTTAGAAGATTACCTGCACCTGCAAAGATTGAGGCTACCTGTAAAAGATAATATTATAGTAAAAAAAGAAATCAGCTACGACGGACAGCCTTATGCTATAGCACCTATGCTACTTATACCCTTTATTGAGAATGCGTTCAAATATGGGGTTAGCATAGATCAGGATTGTTTTATTCATATTAAACTGGTAGTCGAAAATCATCAACTACATTTAGTAGTGAGTAACAAAGTATTGCGCGAAAATACAACTACGAAAGGTGCGGGTACGGGCATAGTCAATGCAAAAAAGCGATTGAGTCTCCTATACCCCCAGAAGCACGATCTTTATGTTTCGAATAAAGAAAACTTTGTTGTCGATTTGAAAATTACCTTCTCCTAA
- a CDS encoding pirin family protein — translation MRTVKNIYKAVYAPIADLVTYRALPTREVEYIDPFLFLNHHGPQTYRPNNQGLPFGPHPHRGFETLTFILEGDIMHEDTGGGKSVIEAGGIQWMTAGSGLIHAEVSSDKFKKEGGPMEILQLWFNLPAKYKMDAPSYIGLQKDKIPVVTENDGKVKVHVVSGNWGDVKGPVESLSDIHMASIALENEGRFSTQVAAERNIFFYVVRGAVRVNGETVEKLHLVEFGHNSTEVEVEATENAVILFGHALPFNEPVVAQGPFVMNSEAEIMQAYQDYQNGKMGRWQG, via the coding sequence ATGAGAACAGTAAAGAATATATATAAAGCAGTTTATGCTCCTATAGCCGACTTGGTTACTTACAGAGCTTTACCTACCCGAGAAGTAGAGTACATAGATCCGTTTCTTTTTCTGAACCACCACGGTCCGCAGACCTATCGCCCGAACAACCAGGGCTTGCCCTTTGGTCCGCACCCGCACAGGGGATTTGAAACACTTACTTTTATACTGGAAGGGGATATCATGCATGAAGATACCGGAGGCGGTAAAAGTGTGATAGAAGCAGGCGGTATACAATGGATGACAGCAGGAAGCGGATTAATTCATGCGGAGGTGTCTTCTGACAAATTTAAGAAAGAAGGGGGACCCATGGAGATTTTGCAGCTATGGTTTAACCTGCCCGCCAAATACAAAATGGATGCTCCAAGCTATATCGGGCTTCAAAAAGATAAGATTCCGGTAGTGACGGAAAACGATGGCAAAGTAAAGGTACATGTTGTTTCGGGTAATTGGGGTGATGTAAAGGGACCTGTAGAATCCCTGAGTGATATTCACATGGCTAGCATAGCACTGGAGAATGAAGGCCGTTTTTCGACACAGGTAGCCGCTGAAAGAAATATTTTCTTCTACGTAGTGCGGGGTGCTGTTAGAGTAAACGGTGAAACTGTAGAAAAGCTCCATCTGGTAGAGTTCGGGCATAACAGTACCGAAGTAGAAGTGGAGGCCACAGAAAATGCTGTTATCCTATTTGGCCATGCCTTGCCTTTTAATGAGCCGGTTGTTGCGCAGGGGCCGTTTGTTATGAATTCGGAGGCTGAAATTATGCAGGCCTACCAGGATTACCAGAATGGAAAAATGGGCAGATGGCAAGGGTAA
- a CDS encoding pseudouridine synthase, translating into MEPKRLNKYISDAGFCSRREADELLEQGRVTVNGKIPQPGTMVTAKDKVRIDDQILSVREEEPVFLALNKPAGIATSADRSVRNNIISAINHPASLQPIGLMDRDAEGLIFLSNDKDLVNRMTKGDYKYEKEYIVTVDKVITPAFLEKMSEVSGPAEFSEESKKNHISRLDPTRFKIVLEPGTNHHVKRLVEAQGYKLVKLKRTRIQNLTISQLATGHWRTLTPVEVDELKKVLSSKVAGRKPFGASRSGSSAGRGTNTFNGKRSESAPARPGRPAGAAAKRKTSKTTGGPTKRGTRGSSRTTTKGSVGRGNASRKSR; encoded by the coding sequence ATGGAACCGAAAAGATTAAACAAGTATATAAGTGATGCTGGTTTTTGCTCCCGTAGAGAAGCTGATGAGCTGCTTGAACAGGGACGAGTTACAGTTAACGGTAAAATTCCGCAGCCGGGCACCATGGTTACTGCTAAAGATAAAGTACGCATAGACGACCAGATTCTTTCAGTACGGGAGGAAGAACCTGTTTTCCTGGCTTTAAACAAACCTGCTGGCATTGCAACCAGTGCCGACAGATCTGTTCGCAATAATATCATCAGTGCCATTAATCATCCTGCTTCTTTACAACCCATCGGTTTAATGGACCGTGATGCGGAAGGACTTATTTTCCTAAGTAACGATAAAGACCTGGTAAACAGAATGACCAAGGGAGATTATAAGTATGAGAAGGAATATATAGTAACAGTAGATAAAGTGATTACTCCGGCTTTTCTGGAGAAAATGAGTGAGGTGAGCGGGCCTGCTGAGTTTAGTGAGGAATCAAAAAAGAACCACATTTCCAGATTAGACCCTACCCGCTTTAAAATAGTGCTGGAACCGGGAACGAACCACCACGTGAAGCGCCTGGTTGAAGCGCAGGGGTATAAGCTGGTAAAGCTTAAAAGAACCCGTATCCAAAACCTAACGATCAGCCAACTGGCAACAGGACATTGGCGCACCTTAACCCCGGTTGAGGTAGACGAACTGAAAAAAGTTCTCTCCTCGAAAGTAGCAGGTCGCAAACCTTTTGGAGCCTCTCGCTCTGGCAGTTCAGCCGGAAGAGGAACAAATACCTTTAACGGTAAAAGGTCTGAAAGCGCGCCAGCCAGGCCTGGCAGACCAGCCGGTGCAGCAGCAAAAAGAAAAACATCTAAAACAACGGGAGGCCCAACTAAAAGAGGCACAAGGGGTTCTTCCAGAACCACAACCAAAGGTTCGGTGGGCAGAGGAAATGCATCACGCAAATCCAGGTAA
- a CDS encoding sorbosone dehydrogenase family protein, with product MKKFKYTLMVLAVMAATYGCNSKQNHDENSHAQQQAQDSTTVETAVQTLNLPAPDTTHDAEKRSNVIGWSDGRTPQAPAGFSVTTFAGDLKHPRWIYVAPNQDIFVAESDDEEKSANRITLFRDTNKDGKPDVQEVFAEDLNQPLGMLVLNNYFYVANTDGLVRYPYRNGQTKLSGKGEKIVELPAGGYNHHWTRNIIPNADGSKIYISVGSASNVGEYGMQEENRRAAILEINPDGSGERIFASGLRNPVGMAWAPNSATLWTSVNERDNLGDDLVPDYLTSVKDGGFYGWPFAYFGPKEDPRRAGERPDLVQQTIVPDVALGSHTSSLGLAFYTGNAFPAKYRNGAFIGQHGSWNRSEFSGYKVLFVPFNNGKPAGKPEDFLTGFIAEGGGEDVYGQPVGIAVLPDGAMLIADDAGNTVWRVAAE from the coding sequence ATGAAAAAATTTAAGTATACGCTAATGGTATTAGCTGTAATGGCAGCTACGTATGGTTGCAACTCCAAGCAAAACCACGATGAAAACAGCCATGCGCAGCAACAAGCACAGGATAGCACAACTGTAGAAACAGCCGTACAAACCCTGAACCTGCCGGCACCTGACACAACACATGATGCCGAGAAGAGAAGCAATGTGATTGGCTGGTCAGATGGCCGCACGCCACAGGCACCAGCAGGTTTTTCAGTCACAACATTTGCCGGAGACCTGAAGCATCCACGGTGGATTTATGTGGCCCCCAATCAGGATATCTTTGTTGCAGAAAGCGATGATGAAGAGAAAAGCGCGAACCGGATCACCCTCTTCCGGGACACCAACAAAGATGGGAAACCTGATGTGCAGGAAGTGTTTGCAGAAGACCTGAACCAACCTTTAGGCATGCTGGTGCTGAACAATTACTTTTATGTGGCAAATACCGATGGCTTAGTGCGTTACCCTTACCGCAACGGCCAGACAAAGCTAAGCGGCAAAGGGGAAAAAATTGTCGAACTGCCTGCCGGTGGTTATAACCATCACTGGACACGGAACATCATTCCTAATGCCGACGGCAGTAAAATTTACATCTCAGTAGGCTCTGCCAGCAACGTAGGAGAGTATGGCATGCAGGAAGAGAACAGAAGAGCCGCTATTCTGGAAATTAATCCGGATGGGTCGGGTGAACGGATTTTTGCCAGTGGTCTTCGCAATCCTGTAGGAATGGCCTGGGCACCGAACAGCGCTACGTTATGGACATCTGTAAACGAACGCGACAACCTGGGTGATGACCTGGTGCCGGATTACTTAACAAGTGTGAAAGACGGAGGTTTTTATGGTTGGCCTTTTGCCTACTTCGGCCCTAAAGAAGATCCGAGAAGAGCCGGAGAACGGCCAGACCTGGTGCAGCAGACTATTGTGCCTGATGTAGCCTTAGGTTCTCATACTTCCTCGCTTGGCCTGGCCTTCTATACAGGTAATGCATTTCCTGCCAAGTATAGGAACGGGGCTTTTATCGGGCAGCACGGCTCCTGGAACCGTTCCGAATTCTCCGGTTATAAAGTACTCTTTGTTCCTTTCAACAACGGCAAGCCTGCTGGTAAACCTGAAGATTTCCTGACAGGATTTATAGCTGAAGGAGGTGGCGAAGATGTATATGGCCAACCGGTAGGCATAGCCGTATTACCTGACGGCGCGATGCTGATAGCCGACGATGCCGGAAATACGGTCTGGAGAGTCGCAGCTGAGTAA
- a CDS encoding LytTR family DNA-binding domain-containing protein, protein MSSSISCIAIDDEPIALKVIQSHALKVPFLELENVFVSAAEALNYIQQQKVNLIFLDINMPDITGIEFAKLVPPQTKVIFTTAYPDYAVEGFELAATDYILKPISFARFLKACTRVQEQISAGLTDSLNPGEEFLFVKDGFSMVRINLENLLYVKADDNYLTFQESQQRTVARMTMTDAVEKLVNKSFLRVHKSYIISLSKIEKIERHQVIVAGNAIPLSTMYRDDLLQRLALTST, encoded by the coding sequence ATGTCTTCCAGTATCTCCTGCATCGCCATCGACGACGAACCTATAGCGCTAAAAGTAATTCAGTCGCATGCCCTTAAAGTACCATTCCTGGAACTGGAAAATGTTTTTGTGAGTGCAGCGGAGGCTTTGAATTACATACAGCAGCAGAAGGTAAACCTGATTTTCCTGGACATCAACATGCCAGACATTACTGGAATTGAATTTGCCAAACTTGTTCCACCACAAACCAAAGTAATCTTTACCACCGCCTACCCTGACTATGCTGTGGAGGGTTTTGAGCTGGCAGCCACCGACTATATTCTCAAGCCCATCAGTTTTGCCAGGTTTCTGAAAGCCTGCACCCGTGTGCAGGAACAAATAAGTGCTGGCTTAACTGATAGTTTGAACCCAGGAGAGGAATTTCTTTTTGTGAAAGATGGCTTTTCTATGGTGCGCATTAACCTGGAAAATCTGCTGTATGTAAAAGCAGACGACAATTATCTTACTTTTCAGGAGTCGCAACAACGAACAGTTGCCAGAATGACTATGACAGATGCGGTGGAGAAGCTTGTAAATAAGTCTTTCCTGCGGGTACACAAGTCTTATATTATTTCGCTTTCTAAAATTGAAAAAATTGAGCGGCACCAGGTTATAGTGGCAGGAAATGCTATACCTCTCTCCACAATGTATAGAGATGATCTGCTGCAGCGACTCGCCCTTACTTCCACATAA
- the cysM gene encoding cysteine synthase CysM, producing the protein MAYLLDFIGNTPLVELKNINAKPGVQLLAKLEGNNPGGSVKDRAAYGMIKGALDCGKLKPGMKLIEATSGNTGIALAMIARLFGVDIELVMPANATLERVKTMEAFGATVTLTPAEGSMEAAIDYVNNKFAEGGYLVLNQFANPDNYMAHYHSTGPEIWRDTAGNITHFVSSMGTTGTIMGVSRYLKEQNEAVQIVGTQPVEGSQIPGIRRWPQEYLPKIFERERVDTIIDVSQADATAMTRRLAREEGVFAGMSSGGAVFAATKLIETLEEGVVVCIICDRGDRYLSSDLF; encoded by the coding sequence ATGGCATATTTACTTGATTTTATAGGAAATACTCCTTTAGTGGAGCTGAAAAATATTAATGCCAAGCCTGGTGTTCAACTGCTTGCAAAACTGGAGGGCAATAATCCTGGTGGTAGTGTAAAAGACAGGGCTGCATATGGCATGATTAAAGGAGCTTTGGATTGTGGCAAGCTAAAGCCGGGCATGAAGCTGATAGAAGCGACCAGCGGAAATACAGGAATAGCCCTGGCTATGATTGCACGTTTATTCGGAGTGGATATTGAATTGGTTATGCCTGCCAACGCGACTTTAGAGCGTGTTAAAACCATGGAAGCGTTTGGTGCAACCGTAACCCTGACTCCAGCTGAAGGCTCTATGGAAGCTGCCATTGACTATGTCAACAACAAGTTCGCAGAAGGTGGCTACCTGGTGCTGAACCAGTTTGCCAATCCGGATAATTACATGGCCCATTACCATTCCACCGGACCTGAGATATGGAGAGACACGGCAGGAAACATCACACATTTTGTGTCTTCTATGGGCACGACAGGTACAATTATGGGTGTTTCACGCTATCTGAAAGAGCAAAATGAAGCAGTACAGATTGTAGGCACACAACCCGTGGAAGGTTCACAGATTCCGGGGATTAGGCGATGGCCACAGGAGTACCTGCCTAAGATTTTCGAAAGAGAACGAGTTGATACGATCATTGATGTTTCGCAGGCAGATGCAACCGCTATGACCAGAAGATTAGCCCGTGAAGAAGGCGTGTTTGCCGGCATGAGTAGTGGCGGGGCCGTATTTGCAGCCACGAAACTGATAGAAACCTTAGAAGAGGGCGTGGTAGTTTGTATTATCTGCGACAGGGGCGACCGCTATTTATCTTCAGACTTATTCTAA
- a CDS encoding zinc-dependent metalloprotease → MSKKVRLAQAAILLLAGALLAPPGYAQTKKQKKEQAKKQATEASAAPAAKRDDGKPRPYNEVITAKAVTDDGLFKVHRFDDKYFYEIPDTLLNRDMLLVSRIAKTATNIGYGGEELDTQMLRWEKKGDKILLRVMSTQNVAADTLEIFHSVTNSNFAPVIQAFDIKAYNNGTQVVEVTDFFSKDVPALGLDKRRRDQYKVSRLDDKRSFIESVKSFPMNIEARSLMTYEAKEAPSNSNSSTISLELNHSMVLLPKRPMPARRFDQRVGYFTISQTDYGTDEQRAAKRRYIVRWKLEPKDKEAYARGELVEPVKPIVYYIDPATPLKWRPYLKKGVEDWNKAFEAAGFKNAILAKDPPSPAEDPEFSTEDARYSVIRYFSSETQNAYGPNVHDPRSGEILESHIGWYHNVMNLVRNWYFIQTAAVNPDARSIQFKDEVMGELIRFVAAHEVGHTLGLPHNMGSSAAYPVDKLRDAEFTKAMGTAPSIMDYARFNYVAQPEDKGVALMPGIGVYDKYSVKWGYTYFPENNGYDNVAKLNAWVKEHENDPKYRFGRQQGNPVDPSSQTEDLGDDAMKASTYGIANLKRIMPNLMSWTTANNQDYADLEEMYGQVVGQWNRYMGHVTANIGGIYENYKAGGQKGDVYSYVPKEKQKRAMQFLNEQTFATPTWLLDENILRKFEGAGTVDRISQAQVRVLNNVLDADRMGRILQAQASLGNKTYTLPEMMADLRTGIWSEIATGKTVDMYRRNLQRGYLESMASLMKDEQSTGSSSGSRFSRGTAVNVAQSDIRPMVRGELMTLQGQIKASIAKTQDTMTKYHLQDALVRIDTILNPKS, encoded by the coding sequence ATGAGTAAGAAAGTACGTCTGGCACAAGCTGCCATCCTCTTGCTGGCTGGTGCTCTTCTGGCACCTCCGGGGTATGCCCAAACCAAGAAGCAGAAAAAAGAACAGGCTAAAAAGCAAGCTACTGAGGCTTCAGCGGCACCTGCTGCCAAACGCGATGATGGCAAACCGAGGCCTTACAATGAAGTTATCACAGCTAAAGCCGTAACAGATGATGGCCTATTTAAAGTACACCGCTTCGACGACAAGTACTTTTACGAGATTCCGGATACTTTGCTGAACCGCGACATGCTGTTGGTTAGCCGTATTGCCAAAACAGCCACTAACATTGGTTACGGCGGAGAAGAGCTCGACACGCAGATGCTGCGCTGGGAAAAGAAAGGCGATAAAATTCTGCTCCGCGTGATGTCTACCCAAAATGTGGCGGCCGATACGCTTGAAATTTTTCATTCTGTTACAAACTCAAACTTTGCCCCTGTTATACAGGCCTTCGATATTAAAGCCTACAACAACGGTACACAGGTGGTAGAGGTAACCGATTTCTTCTCAAAAGACGTGCCTGCCTTAGGCCTCGACAAAAGAAGACGTGACCAGTACAAAGTAAGCCGCCTGGATGATAAGCGCTCATTTATTGAAAGTGTTAAAAGCTTCCCGATGAACATTGAGGCCCGCTCTCTGATGACTTATGAAGCAAAAGAAGCACCTTCAAACTCAAACTCAAGTACCATATCTCTGGAACTGAACCACTCGATGGTGCTGCTTCCTAAAAGACCAATGCCTGCCCGTAGATTCGATCAGCGCGTAGGGTATTTCACCATCAGCCAGACCGATTACGGAACTGATGAGCAGCGTGCCGCTAAGCGCCGATATATCGTGCGCTGGAAACTGGAGCCAAAAGACAAAGAGGCTTATGCCCGTGGCGAACTGGTGGAGCCTGTAAAGCCTATTGTTTACTATATAGATCCTGCCACTCCGCTTAAATGGCGCCCTTACCTGAAAAAAGGCGTGGAAGACTGGAACAAAGCATTCGAAGCAGCAGGTTTTAAAAATGCCATTTTAGCCAAAGATCCTCCATCTCCGGCAGAAGATCCTGAGTTCAGCACCGAAGATGCCCGTTATTCTGTTATCCGCTATTTCTCTTCAGAAACACAGAACGCTTATGGTCCCAATGTGCACGACCCTCGTTCAGGAGAAATTCTTGAAAGCCATATTGGCTGGTATCACAATGTGATGAACCTGGTACGCAACTGGTATTTTATACAGACTGCTGCCGTTAATCCGGATGCCCGCAGCATTCAGTTTAAAGATGAAGTAATGGGTGAGCTGATCCGCTTTGTGGCTGCACATGAGGTCGGCCATACGCTGGGCTTACCTCATAACATGGGTTCCAGCGCTGCTTACCCGGTAGATAAACTACGTGATGCAGAATTTACCAAGGCGATGGGAACTGCACCGTCTATTATGGATTATGCCCGCTTTAACTATGTGGCGCAGCCCGAAGACAAAGGTGTGGCTCTAATGCCGGGCATAGGTGTTTACGATAAATACTCGGTAAAATGGGGCTATACCTATTTCCCTGAAAATAATGGATATGATAACGTAGCGAAACTGAATGCCTGGGTGAAGGAGCATGAGAACGACCCGAAGTACCGTTTCGGCCGTCAACAAGGCAACCCGGTTGACCCATCATCTCAAACCGAGGATTTAGGCGACGATGCCATGAAAGCAAGTACCTACGGTATTGCAAACCTAAAGCGCATTATGCCGAACCTGATGTCATGGACTACGGCTAATAACCAGGATTATGCGGATCTGGAGGAAATGTATGGACAGGTTGTCGGCCAGTGGAACCGCTATATGGGGCACGTAACAGCAAACATTGGCGGTATTTACGAGAACTATAAAGCCGGAGGTCAGAAAGGCGATGTTTACTCTTATGTGCCAAAGGAAAAGCAGAAGCGTGCGATGCAGTTCCTGAACGAGCAGACTTTCGCTACCCCCACCTGGTTGCTGGACGAGAACATCCTGCGCAAGTTTGAAGGGGCCGGCACTGTAGACCGTATCAGCCAGGCACAGGTAAGGGTGCTGAACAATGTACTGGATGCAGACCGAATGGGTCGCATTCTGCAGGCCCAGGCATCACTTGGGAACAAGACCTATACTTTACCGGAAATGATGGCTGATTTGCGAACAGGCATCTGGTCAGAAATTGCAACAGGTAAAACAGTGGATATGTACCGCCGTAACCTGCAAAGAGGCTACCTGGAAAGCATGGCTTCCCTGATGAAGGACGAGCAAAGTACAGGTAGCAGCTCAGGCAGCCGTTTCTCCAGAGGTACGGCTGTAAATGTGGCGCAGTCTGATATCCGTCCGATGGTGCGTGGCGAGCTGATGACGCTTCAGGGGCAAATCAAAGCCTCTATTGCCAAAACGCAGGATACCATGACCAAGTACCATCTGCAGGATGCGCTGGTACGAATAGATACTATATTAAATCCCAAGAGTTAG